The following are encoded in a window of Staphylococcus piscifermentans genomic DNA:
- the moaD gene encoding molybdopterin converting factor subunit 1, producing MKVLYFAEIKEILQKDNDQFQIENEMTVEAFKQYLFEKYPEIDGKKFQIALNEEFVQPHEKINQSDVVALIPPVSGG from the coding sequence GAAAGTCCTTTACTTTGCCGAAATCAAAGAGATTTTGCAAAAAGATAATGACCAATTTCAGATTGAAAATGAAATGACTGTGGAAGCATTTAAGCAATATCTATTTGAGAAATATCCTGAAATCGACGGGAAGAAATTTCAAATTGCATTAAATGAAGAATTTGTACAACCTCATGAAAAAATCAACCAATCAGATGTAGTTGCTTTGATTCCACCGGTAAGCGGAGGTTAA